The Priestia aryabhattai genome contains a region encoding:
- the fliW gene encoding flagellar assembly protein FliW: MKISTSYHGDIEIDNQQTLTFNQGIPGFLEETKFVILPLPGAEAFQVLQSIQTKELAFIITDPFQFFLDYDFQLEPQEIEKLQLQQAEDAAVYVLLTMSDSVEKITANLQAPVIINTKQQLAKQVILMNTAYETKHRLFE; the protein is encoded by the coding sequence ATGAAAATTTCAACAAGCTATCATGGAGATATAGAGATAGACAATCAGCAAACACTGACATTTAATCAAGGGATTCCAGGTTTTTTGGAAGAAACTAAATTTGTTATTTTACCACTTCCGGGAGCCGAAGCTTTCCAAGTGCTGCAGTCTATTCAAACCAAAGAATTAGCTTTTATTATCACGGATCCATTTCAGTTTTTTTTAGATTATGATTTTCAACTAGAACCTCAGGAAATCGAAAAGCTTCAATTACAACAAGCGGAAGATGCAGCTGTTTACGTATTGCTTACGATGTCAGATTCTGTTGAAAAGATAACGGCTAATTTGCAGGCTCCTGTTATTATTAATACAAAACAACAGCTTGCTAAGCAAGTGATTTTAATGAATACAGCTTACGAAACGAAGCACAGGTTATTTGAGTAA
- the csrA gene encoding carbon storage regulator CsrA, protein MLVLTRKLNETIKIGDEIEVTVLAVNGDQVKLGIQAPKSVDIHRQEIYEEIRNENKSASQITLHAINMLKQLSKKK, encoded by the coding sequence ATGCTTGTTTTAACACGAAAGTTAAATGAAACAATCAAAATAGGTGATGAAATTGAAGTGACCGTCCTTGCAGTTAATGGTGATCAAGTAAAGTTAGGAATTCAAGCTCCAAAGTCTGTGGATATTCATAGACAAGAAATTTATGAAGAAATACGTAATGAAAATAAAAGTGCTTCTCAAATTACGTTACATGCTATTAATATGCTGAAACAATTATCGAAAAAGAAATAA
- the cudC gene encoding choline uptake/conversion transcriptional regulator CudC yields the protein MSDVQAYHDLLKEAEDVVVSALADTMDLYGVTPSVGRLYGMLYFMDEPVTLDQMSEELGMSKPTMSTSIRSLQNIDMVHKVWKKGVRKDLYEAEKDFSKSFFSFFCKKWQREISVNLEAIEEAENKLQILLNDEDVPEEIAVKAKRNLAQIIESKHYYHFLKKVVKVFDDRRIIDILNEELAKE from the coding sequence ATGAGTGATGTTCAAGCGTATCATGATTTATTAAAAGAAGCAGAAGATGTGGTTGTCAGCGCTTTAGCTGATACGATGGATTTATATGGTGTCACACCTTCAGTAGGAAGGCTGTATGGTATGCTTTATTTTATGGATGAACCTGTTACATTAGATCAAATGAGTGAAGAACTGGGTATGAGTAAACCAACGATGAGTACATCCATTCGTTCACTGCAAAATATTGATATGGTCCACAAAGTGTGGAAAAAAGGTGTTCGGAAAGACTTATATGAAGCAGAAAAAGATTTTTCTAAGTCCTTTTTTTCATTTTTCTGTAAGAAGTGGCAAAGAGAAATTTCGGTTAATTTAGAGGCAATCGAAGAAGCGGAAAACAAGCTGCAGATTCTTTTAAATGATGAGGATGTACCTGAGGAGATCGCAGTAAAAGCAAAGCGTAATTTAGCGCAGATTATAGAGTCAAAACATTATTATCATTTCTTGAAAAAAGTAGTGAAAGTTTTTGACGATCGAAGAATCATCGATATTTTAAATGAAGAATTAGCGAAAGAGTAA
- a CDS encoding iron-containing alcohol dehydrogenase, with amino-acid sequence MFMRFERMERLKSFEMPTVVKHGIGAVKHTGEEVKNLGVSKVLLVTDPGVKKVGLADPVIASLKEADVDVILFDQVEANPSIHVVADGTKMYKENGCNGLVAVGGGSSMDTAKAIGVEAAHNAPVLDYEAAEGKKPLTKRIPPLTTIPTTAGTGSEVTQWAVITDPVREFKFNTGGPLIAAHLTIIDPELHVSMPSHITAGTGIDALAHAIECYTCHFAQPMTDSVALLAIEYVGKYLRRAVANGQDIEARYGMAHAAMLAGLSYGSESAGAAHAMAQTLGGIYPIAHGPCVAAMLGPVMEYNWMGEPEKFARIAQALGVNTHELTLEEAAQAAVREVYQLVKDVQIPSLEEQGVPKEAVSRLAQEAFNDPQTVGNPRDLTVKSYEWIYNRCFEATPLTV; translated from the coding sequence ATGTTTATGCGATTTGAAAGAATGGAACGTTTAAAAAGTTTTGAGATGCCAACGGTTGTAAAACATGGAATTGGTGCTGTAAAACATACTGGAGAGGAAGTAAAAAACCTAGGTGTATCTAAAGTTTTATTAGTAACAGATCCAGGTGTAAAGAAAGTAGGTTTAGCAGACCCTGTAATCGCTAGTTTAAAAGAAGCAGACGTAGATGTTATTCTATTTGACCAAGTAGAAGCCAACCCTTCTATTCACGTAGTAGCGGACGGAACAAAAATGTACAAAGAAAATGGATGCAACGGACTAGTAGCTGTTGGGGGCGGAAGTTCAATGGATACGGCAAAAGCTATTGGTGTAGAAGCAGCCCATAATGCTCCCGTCTTAGATTATGAAGCAGCTGAAGGGAAAAAACCTTTAACAAAACGTATCCCTCCTTTAACAACAATTCCTACAACTGCCGGTACAGGAAGTGAAGTAACACAATGGGCTGTCATTACGGATCCTGTTCGTGAGTTTAAATTTAATACAGGTGGACCTTTAATTGCTGCCCACTTAACAATTATTGATCCAGAACTGCACGTATCTATGCCTTCACATATTACGGCCGGTACAGGAATTGACGCATTAGCTCATGCAATTGAATGTTATACATGTCATTTTGCACAACCAATGACGGACTCTGTTGCTTTATTGGCCATTGAGTACGTTGGAAAATACTTACGACGTGCAGTTGCAAATGGGCAGGATATCGAAGCACGCTATGGAATGGCGCATGCAGCTATGCTTGCTGGCCTTTCATATGGAAGTGAATCTGCAGGAGCAGCTCACGCGATGGCTCAAACATTAGGAGGCATTTATCCAATTGCTCATGGCCCTTGCGTAGCAGCAATGCTAGGTCCTGTAATGGAATATAACTGGATGGGTGAGCCTGAAAAATTTGCGCGCATAGCTCAAGCTCTAGGGGTTAACACACATGAATTAACGCTTGAAGAAGCAGCTCAAGCAGCTGTTCGTGAAGTATATCAACTAGTTAAAGATGTACAAATCCCTTCTTTAGAAGAACAAGGTGTTCCAAAAGAAGCAGTTTCTCGCTTAGCTCAAGAAGCATTTAATGATCCACAAACAGTTGGTAATCCTCGTGATTTAACTGTAAAAAGTTACGAATGGATTTATAACCGCTGTTTTGAAGCTACACCATTAACCGTATAA